A genomic segment from Rhodospirillum centenum SW encodes:
- a CDS encoding SAM-dependent methyltransferase: protein MAETETPPAAPSPSAPERPRGSLTVVGTGLRALSHMTLEAISHIRDADRVFFSVPDGVTARQIRDINPEAVDLTQYYGEDKRRKQTYVQMSEVILREVRAGSAVTAVFYGHPGFFVFPARRILSIARKEGYRAVMLPGISSLDCLMADLRVDPSVNGCQILEATDLLLRNRPIITSGHVIILQVGSVGDSAFSFTAGFRHAKRAVLFERLIEAYGEEHRSVLYLAATYPGLDGQAVVRPLGAYRDPKVLASVPPAGTLYIPAKDMLPTDMAMAEKLGMSALVGPDAPVPAGPDSYGPFEAQAIAALDHYRPSPTWRPRTASKALQRVMTLLAGTPSVAAVYRKDPARLVDLHPDLTPAERKALLSRRAGPLNAVTAPPPEGAPPTVDEAGNGNGGDAPSEGETA, encoded by the coding sequence ATGGCCGAGACAGAGACACCCCCCGCCGCCCCCTCCCCGTCGGCGCCCGAGCGGCCCCGCGGCAGCCTGACCGTTGTCGGCACCGGCCTGCGCGCCCTCTCGCACATGACGCTGGAGGCGATCTCCCACATCCGCGACGCCGACCGCGTCTTCTTCAGCGTGCCGGACGGCGTAACCGCCCGGCAGATCCGGGACATCAATCCGGAAGCCGTGGACCTGACGCAGTATTACGGCGAGGACAAGCGGCGGAAGCAGACCTATGTCCAGATGTCGGAGGTGATCCTGCGCGAGGTGCGCGCGGGCAGCGCCGTCACCGCCGTCTTCTACGGCCATCCGGGTTTCTTCGTCTTTCCCGCGCGTCGCATCCTCTCGATCGCCCGCAAGGAGGGCTACCGGGCGGTGATGCTGCCGGGCATCTCCTCCCTGGACTGCCTGATGGCCGACCTGCGGGTCGATCCCAGCGTCAACGGCTGCCAGATCCTGGAGGCGACGGACCTGCTGCTGCGCAACCGGCCCATCATCACCTCCGGCCACGTCATCATCCTCCAGGTGGGGTCGGTGGGCGATTCGGCCTTCTCCTTCACGGCCGGCTTCCGCCATGCCAAGCGGGCCGTGCTGTTCGAGCGGCTGATCGAGGCCTATGGCGAGGAACACCGCAGCGTCCTCTATCTGGCGGCGACATATCCGGGTCTCGACGGGCAGGCCGTGGTGCGGCCGCTGGGGGCCTACCGCGATCCAAAGGTGCTGGCCTCGGTGCCGCCGGCCGGCACGCTCTACATCCCGGCGAAGGACATGCTGCCGACCGACATGGCGATGGCGGAGAAGCTGGGCATGTCCGCCCTGGTCGGCCCCGACGCGCCGGTCCCCGCCGGCCCCGACAGTTACGGCCCGTTCGAGGCGCAGGCCATCGCCGCGCTGGACCATTACCGTCCTTCCCCGACCTGGCGCCCCCGCACGGCATCGAAGGCGCTGCAACGGGTGATGACGCTGCTGGCCGGAACGCCGTCGGTCGCCGCCGTCTACCGCAAGGACCCGGCCCGGCTGGTGGATCTGCACCCCGACCTGACCCCGGCCGAACGCAAGGCCCTGCTCTCGCGCCGGGCCGGACCGCTGAACGCGGTGACGGCGCCGCCGCCGGAAGGGGCGCCCCCCACGGTGGACGAAGCAGGCAACGGCAATGGCGGCGACGCCCCGTCAGAGGGGGAAACCGCCTGA